From the Malaclemys terrapin pileata isolate rMalTer1 chromosome 13, rMalTer1.hap1, whole genome shotgun sequence genome, one window contains:
- the LOC128847423 gene encoding class I histocompatibility antigen, F10 alpha chain-like has product MAWGLLLALCGGLLAPPAAGGRHSLAVLVTAVTHEDGTHHYFMISKLDDIQIAYYSSDTRELRPTQTWAAQAVGAEYLQEKTRDFWGYEEGARGDTRWWMQLYNQTGGIHTEQVHVGCALSDQAPVGPRFQYAFDGRDFISFDNQTGTWVAAVQPAVPTKQLWETGGKAWTQYVQHYLQSECLGTLQSLVLQGRAVLEQQVPPEVLVSRTDSPDSSIMLSCHARGFYPRPIHVSWVRDREDILAEKDSSGILHNADGTYYTQSSLEISPQQQDGHRYACRVEHSSLGEPVFVWAPGKKGPLHPGVLAAIVLATLVLAGAVGVGVILWRRKSAGKICPMKPGYALAATKSGEDSAFSSSSGTDPQSM; this is encoded by the exons GGCGCCACAGCCTGGCCGTGCTAGTCACAGCTGTCACCCACGAAGATGGGACTCATCACTACTTCATGATCTCCAAGCTCGATGACATTCAGATCGCGTACTACAGCAGTGACACGCGAGAGCTCAGACCCACACAGACGTGGGCAGCACAGGCTGTGGGCGCTGAGTATCTCCAGGAAAAGACCCGGGATTTCTGGGGGTATGAGGAGGGCGCTAGAGGCGATACCAGATGGTGGATGCAGCTGTACAACCAGACGGGCG GGATTCACACTGAGCAGGTTCACGTGGGCTGTGCGCTGAGCGACCAGGCCCCCGTGGGCCCGAGGTTCCAGTACGCCTTCGACGGGAGGGACTTCATCAGCTTTGACAACCAGACGGGGACGTGGGTCGCAGCCGTGCAGCCGGCTGTCCCCACAAAGCAGCTCTGGGAGACGGGGGGCAAGGCTTGGACTCAGTACGTCCAGCACTACCTGCAGTCCGAGTGCCTGGGGACCCTGCAGAGCCTGGTGCTGCAGGGGCGGGCGGTGCTAGAGCAGCAGG tgccccccgaGGTCTTGGTTTCCCGCACAGACTCTCCCGACAGCTCCATCATGCTCTCCTGCCACGCCAGGGGCTTTTACCCGCGTCCCATCCACGTCTCCTGGGTGCGGGACAGAGAAGACATCCTGGCGGAGAAGGACTCCAGCGGTATCCTGCACAATGCCGACGGCACCTACTACACGCAGTCGTCCCTGGAGatctccccgcagcagcaggaCGGGCACCGCTACGCCTGCCGGGTGGAGCACAGCAGCCTGGGGGAGCCTGTGTTTGTCTGGG CCCCTGGGAAGAAGGGCCCCCTGCAccccggggtcctggccgccatCGTCCTGGCCACGCTGGTTCTGGCTGGAGCCGTAGGGGTCGGCGTCATCCTGTGGAGGAGAAAATCAGCAGGTAAGATCTG CCCCATGAAACCCGGCTACGCTCTGGCTGCCA CAAAGAGCGGGGAAGATTCTGCCTTCAGCTCGTCATCGGGAACAGACCCCCAGAGCATGTGA